In Sebastes fasciatus isolate fSebFas1 chromosome 15, fSebFas1.pri, whole genome shotgun sequence, a genomic segment contains:
- the LOC141783186 gene encoding hepatic sodium/bile acid cotransporter-like has protein sequence MSATMNVTGVYEGIANNYTEGNVSSNGSMGVLNIPASLNRAIDFFAIVILFITMISLGCTMEISKIKTHLLKPKGVAIALLAQFGIMPLTAFSLAKVLQMDPIKAVTVLICGCCPGGSLSNIFSLAMKGDMNLSIVMTTCSCIAALGLMPLLLYIYSQGFPGLENAVPYVGIISALAFTLLPCAIGIGINHYKPNYSSVVKKVGLSILIVSGIIVFSLSGIAIKDVIWMALTPDVLVVAALMPLIGFTLGYVMSVICRLSPRCSRTVSMETGCQNIQLCVTILKVAFSPQVIGPMFLFPLIYYTFQCTEALLLTLCFRCYQAFKPPAEDAVDVKQVEVKTQP, from the exons ATGAGCGCGACAATGAATGTGACAGGAGTCTACGAGGGAATAGCTAACAACTACACTGAGGGAAATGTCTCTAGCAATGGAAGCATGGGCGTCCTGAACATCCCCGCCTCCCTAAACAGAGCCATCGACTTCTTCGCCATCGtcatcctcttcatcaccatgaTATCCCTCGGCTGCACGATGGAgatttccaaaataaagacCCATCTCCTCAAGCCAAAAGGAGTCGCCATCGCACTGCTGGCCCAGTTCGGCATCATGCCCCTGACTGCTTTCTCTCTCGCCAAAGTGCTACAGATGGATCCCATCAAGGCGGTGACGGTGCTCATCTGTGGCTGCTGTCCAGGAGGAAGCTTATCAAACATTTTCTCCCTGGCCATGAAGGGTGACATGAACCTCAG CATCGTGATGACTACTTGCTCCTGTATCGCGGCGCTGGGTCTGATGCCTTTGCTGCTCTATATCTACAGCCAAGGCTTCCCAGGTCTGGAAAACGCCGTGCCGTACGTCGGCATCATCTCTGCTCTCGCGTTCACCCTGCTGCCTTGTGCAATCGGCATCGGCATCAATCACTACAAACCAAACTACTCATCGGTCGTCAAAAAA GTTGGTCTCAGCATCCTGATTGTCTCCGGCATCATAGTGTTCAGCCTGTCTGGTATCGCCATCAAAGACGTGATATGGATGGCTCTCACGCCTGACGTTCTGGTCGTGGCTGCACTGATGCCACTGATTGGCTTCACGCTGGGATACGTCATGTCTGTCATATGCAGACTCAGTCCACG ATGCAGCAGGACAGTCTCCATGGAAACAGGGTGTCAAAACATCCAGCTGTGCGTTACCATCCTAAAAGTGGCCTTTTCCCCTCAGGTCATCGGACCCATGTTCCTCTTCCCTCTGATATACTACACATTCCAGTGTACCGAGGCCCTTCTGCTGACCCTCTGCTTCAGATGTTACCAAGCGTTCAAGCCACCAGCTGAGG ACGCTGTTGACGTTAAACAAGTGGAGGTGAAGACGCAGCCATGA